The Oncorhynchus keta strain PuntledgeMale-10-30-2019 unplaced genomic scaffold, Oket_V2 Un_contig_2945_pilon_pilon, whole genome shotgun sequence genome includes a window with the following:
- the LOC127923379 gene encoding scavenger receptor cysteine-rich type 1 protein M130-like isoform X1, whose translation MSVEPQLETDMITAVVLMTLLWSTDLQAQSVSPPDLQAQSVSPPAELSVRLVNGTTSCSGTVEVFNEGEWLGLCTSWWSMMKEVRFVCRELDCGNPVAESGGPLLEDGKRRVILGGCYGNESSIRQCDIVRGGPGVCDGGYYHHVTCSESVRLVDGAGLCSGRVEVKSNQSWASVCEADFDRQDAEVVCREFGCGAPAALQGGLYGEGEGQTWDKEFQCKGNESLLLDCDTSDRENNTCLPGDAVGLTCSEPDDVRLVGGGSRCAGGVEWYDQGEWRTVGAEDWDVAAVVCRQLGCGSTVSVLLGDTTRAFRLSCYGSESSLRECSRSYDLSPGLTVICSESVRLVDGAGLCSGRVEVKSNQSWASVCEADFDRQDAEVVCREFGCGAPAALQGGLYGEGEGQTWDKEFQCKGNESLLLDCDTSDRENNTCLPGDAVGLTCSEPDDVRLVGGGSRCAGGLEWYDQGEWRIVGADDRAQRDVAVVVCRQLGCGSTVSVPPGNTTRGKNMICSGSEPALRDCYRMYDLLPGLTVICSDLLVQPDIFLTDPMGGVFRGHQGPEMFRGYNFTITCSTQPQYPGGSFLLTFTGSNRTQIQPAVNHSAAFLFPAADDSHQGNYSCVYDNYVFSHNFSSESELLSLTITASPLPAFIIRHVVVLLILLTTITTSYLYYKPTRRQKRVNRVSSMDLYVNAMEMVSLSSRAEAGPGEERAAQGTE comes from the exons ATGTCAGTGGAGCCCCAGTTAGAGACAGACATGATAACTGCAGTGGTACTGATGACCCTGTTGTGGAGCACAG atCTCCAGGCTCAAAGCGTCAGTCCACCAG atCTCCAGGCTCAAAGCGTCAGTCCACCAG CTGAACTCTCAGTCAGACTGGTGAATGGGACCACTTCCTGTTCTGGGACAGTGGAAGTCTTCAATGAAGGAGAGTGGTTAGGTCTTTGTACTAGTTGGTGGAGCATGATGAAAGAGGTCAGGTTTGTGTGTAGAGAGCTGGACTGTGGAAATCCTGTAGCTGAATCTGGAGGACCTCTGCTTGAAGATGGAAAACGAAGAGTCatactaggtggttgctatggAAATGAGTCTTCTATTAGACAGTGTGACATTGTAAGAGGAGGACCTGGTGTCTGTGATGGTGGATATTATCATCATGTGACCTGTTCAG AGTCTGTGCGGCTTGTGGATGGagctggtctctgctctgggagaGTGGAGGTGAAGTCCAATCAGTCCTGGGCCTCAGTGTGTGAAGCTGACTTTGACCGGCAGGATGCAGAGGTAGTCTGTAGGGAGTTTGGCTGTGGGGCACCTGCAGCTCTACAGGGGGGGCTCTATGGAGAAGGTGAGGGTCAGACCTGGGATAAAGAGTTCCAGTGTAAAGGTAATGAGTCCCTTCTCCTGGACTGTGACacctcagacagagagaacaacacctGCCTACCTGGTGATGCTGTTGGACTCACCTGCTCAG AGCCTGATGAtgtgaggctggtgggaggaggcaGTCGCTGTgctggtggagtggagtggtacGACCAGGGAGAGTGGAGGACTGTGGGAGCTGAAGACTGGGATGTAGCTGCAGTAGTGTGTAGACAGCTGGGCTGTGGCTCCACTGTTTCAGTACTACTTGGAGACACCACTAGAGCATTTAGACTTTCCTGTTATGGATCTGAGTCTTCACTGAGGGAGTGTTCCAGAAGTTATGATCTCTCTCCTGGACTCACAGTGATCTGCTCAG AGTCTGTACGGCTTGTGGATGGagctggtctctgctctgggagaGTGGAGGTGAAGTCCAATCAGTCCTGGGCCTCAGTGTGTGAAGCTGACTTTGACCGGCAGGATGCAGAGGTAGTCTGTAGGGAGTTTGGCTGTGGGGCACCTGCAGCTCTACAGGGGGGGCTCTATGGAGAAGGTGAGGGTCAGACCTGGGATAAAGAGTTCCAGTGTAAAGGTAATGAGTCCCTTCTCCTGGACTGTGACacctcagacagagagaacaacacctGCCTACCTGGTGATGCTGTTGGACTCACCTGCTCAG AGCCTGATGAtgtgaggctggtgggaggaggcaGTCGCTGTGCTGGTGGATTGGAGTGGTACGACCAGGGAGAGTGGAGGATTGTGGGAGCTGATGACAGGGCCCAGAGGGATGTAGCTGTAGTAGTGTGTAGACAGCTGGGTTGTGGCTCCACCGTTTCAGTACCACCGGGAaacaccactagagggaaaaACATGATATGTTCTGGATCTGAGCCTGCACTGAGGGATTGTTATAGAATGTATGATCTACTTCCTGGACTCACGGTGATCTGCTCAG ATCTCCTGGTCCAGCCTGATATCTTCCTGACTGACCCAATGGGAGGGGTCTTCAGGGGCCACCAGGGGCCTGAGATGTTCAGGGGCTACAACTTCACCATCACCTGCTCCACTCAGCCACAGTACCCAGGAGGCTCCTTCCTCCTCACGTTCACCGGCTCCAACAGAACCCAGATCCAGCCAGCTGTCAATCACTCTGCTGCCTTCCTCTTCCCTGCTGCAGATGACTCCCACCAAGGGAACTACAGCTGTGTTTATGACAATTATGTTTTCTCTCATAACTTCTCCTCTGAAAGTGAGCTCCTCTCCCTCACCATCACAG CCTCTCCTCTGCCAGCCTTCATCATCAGACACGTTGTAGTGCTGCTGATCCTACTGACAACAATCACCACCTCCTACCTGTACTACAAG CCCACCAGGAGGCAGAAGAGAGTGAACAGGGTGAGCAGCATGGATCTTTATGTCAATGCCATGGAGATGGTCTCTCTGAGCTCCAGAGCTGAAGCTGGaccgggagaggagagagcagcccAGGGGACGGAGTAG
- the LOC127923378 gene encoding zinc finger protein 501-like, protein MSSLSCSPPAKEEEVFWTEKEVLLKEEEEEKDVTIQKQVEGEAVTVKEEEKDVSVEEKEDSFRVKEEEDVTVKEEEAEREEDAVFGVKEGEGEMTVTSKKEEEDEEEETGYLGRVSPTLLKASYGSDGELGRKMVLRNRAVINTRERRDYRGSSGEPQQHHEADEAEKSPSRSEHLKKHQWRPTGKKSHCCSDCGKSYLRSNSLKVHMRIHTGEKPHSCDQCGKSFTTSSHRIVHQRTHTGEKPYSCDQCGKSFTQSSSLLSHQRTHTGDKSYSCDQCGKSFTQSSSLLSHQRTHTGDKSYSCDQCGKSFTQSSSLLSHQRTHTGEKPYSCYQCRKNFTQSSNLVSHQRTHTGEKSYSCEQCGKNFTTSSHLTIHQRTHTGEKPYSCEQCGKNFTTSSHLIVHQRTHPGEKPHSCEQCGKNYTTSSHLIIHLAELNN, encoded by the exons ATGAGTTCACTAAGCTGCTCTCCTCCTGCTAAAGAAGAGGAGGTCTTCTGGACGGAGAAAGAAGTTCTcctgaaagaggaggaggaagagaaggatgttacaatacaaaaacaagtagagggtgaggctgttaccgtgaaagaagaagagaaagacgttTCTGTGGAAGAAAAGGAAGActcgttcagagtgaaagaggaggaggatgttacagtaaaagaagaggaagcggagagagaggaggatgcagtttttggagtgaaagagggggaagGTGAGATGACTGTCACATcgaaaaaggaggaggaggacgaagaggaggaaactggATATCTGGGCCGGGTTTCCCCAACGCTTCTTAAGGCATCCTATGGTTCTGACGGTGAACTCGGCCGTAAGATGGTTTTGAGAAACCGGGCCGTGATTAACACTA gagagagacgtgactatcgtggatcctctggggagcctcaacaacatcatgaagctgacgaggcagagaagagtccctccagatcagaacacctcAAGAAACACCAGTGGAGACCAACAGGGAAGAAAtctcactgctgctctgactgtgggaagagttacTTAAGATCAAATTCACTAAAAGTACACATGagaattcacacaggagagaaacctcatagctgtgatcaatgtggaaagagttttactacATCTAGCCATCGGAttgtacaccagagaacacacacaggagagaaaccttatagctgtgatcaatgtgggaagagttttactcagtcaaGCAGCCTGTTAtctcaccagagaacacacacaggagacaaatcttatagctgtgatcaatgtgggaagagttttactcagtcaaGCAGCCTGTTAtctcaccagagaacacacacaggagacaaatcttatagctgtgatcaatgtgggaagagttttactcagtcaaGCAGCCTGTTAtctcaccagagaacacacacaggagagaaaccttacagcTGTTATCAATGTAGGAAGAATTTTACTCAGTCAAGCAACCtggtatcacaccagagaacacacacaggagagaaatcttatagTTGTGAACAATGTGGGAAGAATTTTACTACATCTAGCCATCTGactatacaccagagaacacacacaggagagaaaccttatagctgtgaacAATGTGGGAAGAATTTTACGACATCTAGTCATCTGAttgtacaccagagaacacacccAGGAGAGAAACCTCATAGCTGTGAACAATGTGGGAAGAATTATACTACATCTAGTCATCTGATTATACATCTAGCTGAATTGAACAAT
- the LOC127923379 gene encoding scavenger receptor cysteine-rich type 1 protein M130-like isoform X2 — MSVEPQLETDMITAVVLMTLLWSTDLQAQSVSPPAELSVRLVNGTTSCSGTVEVFNEGEWLGLCTSWWSMMKEVRFVCRELDCGNPVAESGGPLLEDGKRRVILGGCYGNESSIRQCDIVRGGPGVCDGGYYHHVTCSESVRLVDGAGLCSGRVEVKSNQSWASVCEADFDRQDAEVVCREFGCGAPAALQGGLYGEGEGQTWDKEFQCKGNESLLLDCDTSDRENNTCLPGDAVGLTCSEPDDVRLVGGGSRCAGGVEWYDQGEWRTVGAEDWDVAAVVCRQLGCGSTVSVLLGDTTRAFRLSCYGSESSLRECSRSYDLSPGLTVICSESVRLVDGAGLCSGRVEVKSNQSWASVCEADFDRQDAEVVCREFGCGAPAALQGGLYGEGEGQTWDKEFQCKGNESLLLDCDTSDRENNTCLPGDAVGLTCSEPDDVRLVGGGSRCAGGLEWYDQGEWRIVGADDRAQRDVAVVVCRQLGCGSTVSVPPGNTTRGKNMICSGSEPALRDCYRMYDLLPGLTVICSDLLVQPDIFLTDPMGGVFRGHQGPEMFRGYNFTITCSTQPQYPGGSFLLTFTGSNRTQIQPAVNHSAAFLFPAADDSHQGNYSCVYDNYVFSHNFSSESELLSLTITASPLPAFIIRHVVVLLILLTTITTSYLYYKPTRRQKRVNRVSSMDLYVNAMEMVSLSSRAEAGPGEERAAQGTE, encoded by the exons ATGTCAGTGGAGCCCCAGTTAGAGACAGACATGATAACTGCAGTGGTACTGATGACCCTGTTGTGGAGCACAG atCTCCAGGCTCAAAGCGTCAGTCCACCAG CTGAACTCTCAGTCAGACTGGTGAATGGGACCACTTCCTGTTCTGGGACAGTGGAAGTCTTCAATGAAGGAGAGTGGTTAGGTCTTTGTACTAGTTGGTGGAGCATGATGAAAGAGGTCAGGTTTGTGTGTAGAGAGCTGGACTGTGGAAATCCTGTAGCTGAATCTGGAGGACCTCTGCTTGAAGATGGAAAACGAAGAGTCatactaggtggttgctatggAAATGAGTCTTCTATTAGACAGTGTGACATTGTAAGAGGAGGACCTGGTGTCTGTGATGGTGGATATTATCATCATGTGACCTGTTCAG AGTCTGTGCGGCTTGTGGATGGagctggtctctgctctgggagaGTGGAGGTGAAGTCCAATCAGTCCTGGGCCTCAGTGTGTGAAGCTGACTTTGACCGGCAGGATGCAGAGGTAGTCTGTAGGGAGTTTGGCTGTGGGGCACCTGCAGCTCTACAGGGGGGGCTCTATGGAGAAGGTGAGGGTCAGACCTGGGATAAAGAGTTCCAGTGTAAAGGTAATGAGTCCCTTCTCCTGGACTGTGACacctcagacagagagaacaacacctGCCTACCTGGTGATGCTGTTGGACTCACCTGCTCAG AGCCTGATGAtgtgaggctggtgggaggaggcaGTCGCTGTgctggtggagtggagtggtacGACCAGGGAGAGTGGAGGACTGTGGGAGCTGAAGACTGGGATGTAGCTGCAGTAGTGTGTAGACAGCTGGGCTGTGGCTCCACTGTTTCAGTACTACTTGGAGACACCACTAGAGCATTTAGACTTTCCTGTTATGGATCTGAGTCTTCACTGAGGGAGTGTTCCAGAAGTTATGATCTCTCTCCTGGACTCACAGTGATCTGCTCAG AGTCTGTACGGCTTGTGGATGGagctggtctctgctctgggagaGTGGAGGTGAAGTCCAATCAGTCCTGGGCCTCAGTGTGTGAAGCTGACTTTGACCGGCAGGATGCAGAGGTAGTCTGTAGGGAGTTTGGCTGTGGGGCACCTGCAGCTCTACAGGGGGGGCTCTATGGAGAAGGTGAGGGTCAGACCTGGGATAAAGAGTTCCAGTGTAAAGGTAATGAGTCCCTTCTCCTGGACTGTGACacctcagacagagagaacaacacctGCCTACCTGGTGATGCTGTTGGACTCACCTGCTCAG AGCCTGATGAtgtgaggctggtgggaggaggcaGTCGCTGTGCTGGTGGATTGGAGTGGTACGACCAGGGAGAGTGGAGGATTGTGGGAGCTGATGACAGGGCCCAGAGGGATGTAGCTGTAGTAGTGTGTAGACAGCTGGGTTGTGGCTCCACCGTTTCAGTACCACCGGGAaacaccactagagggaaaaACATGATATGTTCTGGATCTGAGCCTGCACTGAGGGATTGTTATAGAATGTATGATCTACTTCCTGGACTCACGGTGATCTGCTCAG ATCTCCTGGTCCAGCCTGATATCTTCCTGACTGACCCAATGGGAGGGGTCTTCAGGGGCCACCAGGGGCCTGAGATGTTCAGGGGCTACAACTTCACCATCACCTGCTCCACTCAGCCACAGTACCCAGGAGGCTCCTTCCTCCTCACGTTCACCGGCTCCAACAGAACCCAGATCCAGCCAGCTGTCAATCACTCTGCTGCCTTCCTCTTCCCTGCTGCAGATGACTCCCACCAAGGGAACTACAGCTGTGTTTATGACAATTATGTTTTCTCTCATAACTTCTCCTCTGAAAGTGAGCTCCTCTCCCTCACCATCACAG CCTCTCCTCTGCCAGCCTTCATCATCAGACACGTTGTAGTGCTGCTGATCCTACTGACAACAATCACCACCTCCTACCTGTACTACAAG CCCACCAGGAGGCAGAAGAGAGTGAACAGGGTGAGCAGCATGGATCTTTATGTCAATGCCATGGAGATGGTCTCTCTGAGCTCCAGAGCTGAAGCTGGaccgggagaggagagagcagcccAGGGGACGGAGTAG